Proteins from one Xenopus tropicalis strain Nigerian chromosome 1, UCB_Xtro_10.0, whole genome shotgun sequence genomic window:
- the LOC108647426 gene encoding uncharacterized protein LOC108647426, whose product MDASTSGNYLDLTAHELSELQLPTLQRLCHRWGIDPEGKRRHELMELLTPHAQPTQEGDTQGDPETPEGGEEMCNLHQDAAEGGEDSTLTMFHKHLAAIGPGLSPAERLEVWRLTLQANQPGPLSSGPAVGSPNAQRRVVKLTHAAFPTFDESKQSIDGFLRSFEGLCEDHRVPQEEWVLILAGKLTGKANEVYQEIPYPQRANYGEVRRILLASYSITPDSYRRTFRSLVKIPQDTYQNFGGKLQRAFRHWIRGNKTHTLEDLCQLILKEQFLERCPTEVREWVSDRKPGTLDEATQLADEYIENRSQARPLTLASGTMVNTRGLDRPQPPRLNHLPNRTLSAPTRAATPRTCFRCGSLAHLSPACPLNLRPAPPGPTGRLSAPRQVAAVSSPGPNIRQQVIQTVRQLTTDPAVAPPRPREDVIEEYVVLGMGWDNSGQPRKHVLPVRINGRQVEGFLDSGSFITLVEPHIVSADAVIPGKTARIVLAGGHKQDIPIAQVTLDLGHGPFTHRVGILRQLPAEILLGNDVGHIECSLSRDTNEVNAVSMDAPQGVREPAADCDSPPTPDLLHPTTFREAQHTDPTLECIRIKAGKPPNERGEQIVWERGLLYRIVKGNPNQPWKCSRQLIVPLSYRAQLLHMAHEIPLAGHQGVTRTRHRLTQNFYWPGISQEVTRYCRTCDSCQRTGRANDKPKFPLCPLPIISEPFQRVAVDLIGPLSRPSRSGKQYILTVMDYATRYPEAVALRKIDAPTVADALIQIFSRVGFPSEILSDQGPQFTSQLLQCLWQRCGVRAIHSSPYHPQTNGLCERFNGTLKTMLRTFVESGEKDWERYLPHLLFAYREVPQESTGFSPFELLYGRRVRGPLDLLCEYWEGAPQSQEVPIIPYVLKFRQRLEQMTSLAHDHLSAAQQRQKVWYDRKARERRFMEGDKVLLLVPTRHDKLQAAWEGPYVVTHKLHDTTYVVTPPEDPSHYKTVHINMMKPYHIREDIVSAICSAPVEGTDDPPIPNLIEEATSARGIDAVTISDHLHLSQQDQLRKILRSYSPMFSANPGRTHWAEHKVDTGTQLPIRSPAYRVAEAVRPEMKSQIDEMLAFGVITPSHSPWASPVVLVPKKDGSTRFCVDYRRLNDVTTTDAYPMPRVDELLDRLGNAKYLTTLDLSRGYWQIPLAPSAQEKSAFLTPFGLYQFTVMPFGMRNAPATFQRLVNRLLEGMQDFAQAYLDDIAVFSQTWEEHLQHLQRVFAQIQDAGLTLKPEKCHLAMAEVQYLGHRVGGGQLRPDPAKVEAICQWPIPKTQKQVLAFLGTSGYYRKFIPNYSTVAKPLTDLTSRQRSRTIVWTPECESAMNALKQALASSPVLAAPDFSRRFILQTDASNFGLGAVLSQVNTYGEEHPVAYLSRKLLPREAAYATIEKECLAIVWALQKLQPYLYGREFTVVTDHNPLSWLQRVSGDNGKLLRWSLLLQQYNFTIQHRKGKEHHNADGLSRQED is encoded by the coding sequence ATGGATGCTAGCACATCAGGGAACTACTTGGACCTTACAGCTCATGAGCTCTCTGAGCTCCAGCTCCCCACGCTGCAACGGCTCTGCCACCGGTGGGGTATTGACCCAGAGGGGAAGCGGAGACACGAGCTGATGGAGCTACTCACTCCCCATGCTCAGCCTACCCAAGAAGGCGACACCCAGGGGGACCCGGAGACTCCTGAGGGGGGAGAAGAGATGTGTAACTTGCATCAAGATGCAGCGGAGGGAGGTGAGGACAGCACTCTCACTATGTTCCATAAACACTTAGCTGCTATTGGCCCAGGCCTGTCCCCAGCAGAACGGCTAGAGGTATGGCGCCTAACTTTGCAGGCCAATCAGCCTGGGCCCTTGAGCTCTGGGCCTGCTGTGGGGTCACCCAATGCTCAGCGGCGAGTGGTGAAATTGACTCATGCTGCTTTCCCCACATTTGATGAATCTAAGCAGAGCATAGACGGTTTCCTTCGCTCCTTTGAAGGTTTGTGTGAGGACCACCGAGTCCCTCAGGAGGAGTGGGTGCTTATCCTGGCGGGTAAGCTCACAGGCAAAGCTAATGAAGTTTATCAGGAAATCCCATATCCTCAGAGGGCGAATTATGGGGAAGTACGGCGGATACTTTTAGCCAGCTATTCCATTACGCCGGATTCCTACCGGAGAACATTCCGTAGCCTGGTTAAAATCCCTCAAGATACCTACCAGAACTTTGGTGGGAAACTACAAAGGGCATTTCGCCACTGGATACGCGGCAACAAGACCCACACTCTGGAAGACTTATGCCAGCTTATCCTTAAGGAACAATTCCTTGAACGATGCCCCACTGAGGTACGGGAGTGGGTAAGTGACCGCAAGCCAGGCACCCTAGATGAGGCCACCCAGCTAGCGGATGAGTATATTGAGAACCGCTCCCAGGCCCGCCCCCTTACCCTTGCTTCAGGTACTATGGTCAACACCCGTGGTCTGGACCGCCCCCAGCCTCCGCGGTTAAACCATTTACCTAATCGCACCCTCTCAGCACCTACTCGCGCAGCCACACCCCGGACCTGTTTCCGTTGTGGATCTCTGGCCCATTTATCTCCAGCCTGCCCTTTAAATCTACGTCCTGCCCCGCCAGGGCCCACAGGGAGGCTCTCTGCACCTCGGCAGGTCGCTGCTGTCTCTTCACCAGGACCCAATATTCGTCAGCAGGTTATCCAGACAGTACGGCAGCTTACCACAGACCCAGCGGTTGCCCCTCCCAGGCCAAGAGAGGATGTAATAGAGGAATATGTTGTCTTGGGGATGGGCTGGGACAACAGTGGACAGCCCAGAAAACATGTACTTCCTGTCAGGATCAATGGTAGGCAGGTGGAGGGGTTCTTAGACTCAGGATCATTTATTACCCTAGTGGAGCCCCATATTGTCTCTGCAGATGCAGTGATTCCTGGCAAAACTGCCCGCATTGTTCTGGCTGGGGGGCACAAACAAGATATTCCCATAGCCCAGGTCACCTTGGATTTAGGACACGGACCGTTTACTCATCGAGTTGGCATACTGCGACAACTGCCTGCTGAGATCCTCCTGGGCAATGATGTGGGCCATATTGAATGCAGCCTCTCCCGAGATACTAATGAAGTCAACGCTGTCTCCATGGATGCGCCACAAGGGGTAAGAGAACCTGCAGCTGACTGTGACAGTCCCCCTACCCCTGACTTGCTCCACCCCACTACCTTTAGGGAAGCTCAGCACACTGACCCTACCTTAGAATGTATACGAATTAAGGCAGGGAAACCCCCAAATGAGCGAGGGGAACAGATTGTTTGGGAGCGGGGGCTACTCTATAGGATTGTGAAGGGGAACCCCAACCAGCCATGGAAGTGTTCCCGACAACTTATAGTACCCCTGAGTTACCGGGCTCAGCTTCTTCACATGGCCCATGAGATCCCTTTAGCTGGACACCAGGGGGTTACCCGTACTCGACACCGATTGACCCAAaatttttactggcctggcatctCACAGGAGGTGACGAGGTACTGCCGCACATGTGACAGCTGTCAGAGGACTGGCAGGGCCAATGATAAGCCCAAGTTTCCCCTCTGCCCCTTGCCCATCATCAGTGAGCCCTTCCAACGGGTGGCAGTTGATCTTATTGGGCCCCTTAGCCGGCCAAGCCGTTCTGGAAAACAGTATATCCTCACTGTAATGGATTATGCCACCCGGTACCCAGAAGCTGTAGCATTGCGTAAAATTGATGCCCCCACAGTGGCTGATGCCCTTATCCAGATTTTCAGCCGGGTGGGCTTTCCTAGTGAAATATTGTCAGACCAGGGACCCCAGTTCACATCCCAACTACTGCAATGCCTGTGGCAGCGTTGTGGGGTCCGGGCGATCCACTCATCCCCATACCACCCCCAAACAAATGGTCTTTGTGAGAGATTTAATGGGACACTAAAGACCATGTTACGGACATTTGTGGAATCTGGCGAGAAGGACTGGGAGCGTTATTTGCCCCATTTGCTATTTGCCTATCGAGAAGTTCCCCAAGAGTCCACAGGATTCTCTCCCTTTGAACTGTTGTATGGTCGAAGGGTCCGAGGCCCCTTAGATTTACTATGTGAATATTGGGAAGGGGCCCCACAATCACAAGAGGTCCCCATAATCCCCTATGTATTAAAGTTCCGCCAGCGTCTGGAACAAATGACCAGCCTGGCACATGATCACCTCTCCGCAGCTCAGCAAAGACAGAAAGTGTGGTATGACCGCAAGGCCAGGGAACGCAGGTTTATGGAAGGAGACAAGGTGCTTCTCCTAGTACCCACACGTCATGACAAGCTCCAGGCTGCATGGGAAGGACCCTATGTGGTCACTCATAAGCTTCATGATACAACCTATGTGGTAACTCCCCCTGAGGACCCATCTCACTATAAGACTGTCCACATAAATATGATGAAGCCTTATCACATCAGAGAGGACATTGTTAGTGCCATATGCAGTGCACCAGTTGAAGGTACTGATGATCCTCCAATCCCCAACCTTATTGAGGAGGCCACTTCAGCCAGGGGAATAGATGCAGTTACCATAAGTGACCACCTTCACCTATCTCAACAAGACCAACTTCGTAAAATTTTACGTTCCTATTCTCCCATGTTTTCGGCGAACCCAGGGCGCACCCACTGGGCTGAACATAAAGTTGATACAGGAACTCAGTTACCTATACGTAGCCCTGCTTACCGAGTGGCCGAAGCAGTTCGGCCAGAGATGAAAAGTCAGATAGATGAGATGTTGGCCTTTGGGGTTATTACTCCCTCCCATAGCCCATGGGCTTCACCTGTGGTGCTGGTGCCCAAGAAAGATGGTAGTACCCGATTCTGTGTGGACTATAGACGACTTAATGATGTGACCACCACTGATGCTTACCcaatgcccagggtagatgagcTCTTAGACCGGctgggaaatgcaaaatatttgactACCCTTGATCTCAGCCGCGGTTACTGGCAGATTCCCCTTGCCCCTAGTGCCCAGGAAAAGTCAGCCTTCCTCACCCCCTTTGGTTTATATCAATTTACGGTAATGCCCTTTGGTATGAGAAACGCGCCCGCAACTTTCCAACGCCTGGTGAACAGGCTGCTGGAGGGAATGCAGGACTTTGCTCAGGCCTATCTGGATGACATAGCTGTCTTTAGCCAGACTTGGGAGGAGCATCTCCAGCACCTCCAGCGAGTTTTTGCTCAAATTCAGGATGCTGGGCTTACCCTTAAGCCAGAAAAGTGCCACTTAGCCATGGCCGAGGTACAATACTTGGGACATAGAGTTGGGGGTGGACAGCTTCGCCCTGATCCTGCTAAAGTTGAGGCAATTTGTCAGTGGCCTATACCCAAAACTCAAAAACAGGTATTAGCCTTCTTAGGAACTTCAGGTTATTATCGGAAATTTATCCCTAACTATAGTACTGTTGCCAAACCCTTGACAGATCTGACAAGTCGCCAACGTTCTCGAACCATTGTGTGGACCCCAGAATGTGAGTCAGCCATGAACGCTCTAAAGCAAGCTCTGGCTAGTTCCCCTGTGCTGGCGGCCCCAGATTTCTCCCGGCGCTTCATTTTGCAGACTGATGCTTCCAATTTTGGCCTTGGAGCAGTACTTTCCCAAGTTAATACCTATGGTGAGGAGCACCCCGTTGCCTACCTGAGCAGGAAACTGTTACCCCGAGAGGCTGCCTATGCCACCATTGAAAAGGAGTGCCTGGCAATTGTATGGGCTTTACAAAAACTGCAGCCCTATCTGTATGGCAGAGAATTCACTGTTGTGACAGatcacaaccccctcagttggTTACAGAGGGTCTCAGGAGACAATGGGAAACTTCTAAGATGGAGCCTCCTGCTTCAACAGTATAACTTCACCATTCAACACCGAAAGGGAAAAGAGCATCACAATGCAGATGGACTCTCACGCCAGGAGGACTAA